A single window of Alosa alosa isolate M-15738 ecotype Scorff River chromosome 11, AALO_Geno_1.1, whole genome shotgun sequence DNA harbors:
- the syt18b gene encoding WAS/WASL-interacting protein family member 3 isoform X2 — translation MFILHHHNHKRDGIHLQVLLGAGLAVFCLSLLLGCFLCLWQMRSLPAENKESPALVTDCSTTPSADVTSSSHSPPMRVLNEEPEEEEEEAGLDYPSAFGSSTPSDDDFYMLPLATRSRTDAPKSYFPLRRLSSPTLSAPLYRPMDRPRGSLPCLPHLPRLSFLSRTRRALERRCTVAADAYPYTEHSRLTGPAPPPPPTSQAPPLLSATSRLSRPSPIMAPPPLQPPPTDPPLP, via the coding sequence ttcacctgcaggttcTCCTGGGGGCGGGGCTTGCTGTGTTCTGCCTCTCCCTGCTGCTGGGCTGTTTCCTGTGCTTATGGCAGATGAGGTCACTTCCTGCCGAGAACAAAGAATCTCCAGCTCTCGTCACCGATTGCTCAACCACACCCTCCGCTGATGTCACTTCCTCTTCCCACTCTCCACCCATGAGGGTTCTGAATGAGGagccggaggaggaggaggaggaggcggggcTTGATTACCCCTCTGCATTTGGAAGCTCCACCCCTTCTGATGATGACTTCTACATGTTGCCGTTAGCGACGCGGTCCCGAACAGACGCCCCCAAGTCGTACTTCCCCCTGCGCCGCCTCAGCTCCCCGACCCTGTCGGCCCCTCTGTACCGGCCCATGGACCGCCCTCGCGGCTCGTTGCcctgcctgccccacctgccccGCCTCAGCTTCCTGTCCCGCACGCGGAGGGCTCTGGAGCGCCGCTGCACCGTGGCGGCCGACGCCTACCCCTACACCGAGCACAGCCGCCTCACCGGCCCTGCCCCTCCACCGCCCCCTACCTCCCAGGCTCCGCCCCTACTCTCAGCCACTTCCAGACTCAGTCGTCCCTCCCCAATTATGGCACCGCCTCCTCTGCAGCCCCCGCCCACAGACCCACCTCTTCCATAA
- the LOC125303107 gene encoding uncharacterized protein LOC125303107 has protein sequence MMGGARGGASGAVCSPAHSTGPSSAPCSPSLQFSLCFSAAQRTVTLTLLGLSGAACRLGTVTVLARLPPARPLPAEVSARHRSLSPELHGPDLELAVSSLEELRTSVLRLDVFSQDLPGHTHTQTRTHTHTLAPLGQLELACSELAWEPEMALTCTRQLRPLRGNTQRWFSHDAVGGGQTLPQLFILMQYQSLPHCLKVMVLKAENLSTGTGTQDHHVVVNLRHAGVVMSSQATQGAAGQTTVWNSTFLFDLPPGDVAQLPLVLEFILIKGCLYSTSNIVGRIVIGQEAEEAGQAHWRDMCNMSQVEVARWHVIQ, from the exons ATGATGGGCGGGGCTAGGGGTGGAGCCTCCGGAGCTGTCTGTAGTCCCGCCCACTCCACAGGCCCCTCCTCCGCTCCGTGCTCCCCGTCACTGCAGTTCTCGCTCTGCTTCTCGGCGGCGCAGCGGACCGTCACGCTCACGTTGCTGGGCCTCAGTGGCGCCGCCTGCCGGCTGGGCACGGTGACTGTGCTGGCCCGGCTGCCCCCGGCGCGGCCACTCCCGGCAGAGGTGAGCGCGCGCCACCGCAGCCTGAGCCCCGAGCTGCACGGGCCCGACCTGGAGCTGGCCGTCTCCTCGCTGGAGGAGCTCCGCACGAGTGTGCTCAGGCTGGACGTCTTCTCCCAGGACCTgcctggacatacacacacacagacacgcacacacacgcacacactcgccCCGCTGGGGCAGCTGGAGCTGGCCTGCAGCGAACTGGCCTGGGAGCCAGAGATGGCCCTTACCTGCACGAGACAACTTAGGCCCCTCAGAGGCAACACACAG AGATGGTTTTCCCATGATGCCGTTGGGGGAGGGCAGACCCTGCCTCAGCTCTTCATCCTCATGCAGTACCAGTCTCTGCCTCACTGCCTCAAAGTCATGGTTCTAAAGGCAGAGAACCTCTCCACCGGCACAGGAACACAAG ACCACCATGTGGTGGTGAATCTGCGACACGCAGGAGTGGTGATGTCTTCTCAAGCTACCCAGGGGGCCGCTGGGCAGACTACTGTCTGGAACTCTACCTTCCTGTTCGACCTGCCGCCCGGAGATGTCGCGCAGCTGCCACTGGTCCTGGAGTTCATTCTCATCAAG GGTTGCCTATATTCAACGAGCAATATCGTGGGACGCATTGTGATTGGCCAGGAGGCTGAGGAGGCGGGGCAAGCACACTGGAGAGACATGTGCAACATGAGCCAAGTGGAAGTTGCCCGATGGCATGTCATCCAATAA